The following is a genomic window from Halorubellus sp. JP-L1.
AGCGAGTCGGCGAGTTCCTCGCCGGTCGACTCGCGCGGCCACTGGAAGTAGCCGCCGTGGTACGCGGACTGGAGGACGGCGAGCTGGCGGTCGGTGAGTGCTTCGCGGAGGCGACCCTGGAAGCTGGCGTCGCGTTCGACGGTGCGTTCGACGGTCTCCTGTCCGGCGAGGGCTGCGGCCGGCCAGTCGTCGCGGACGGCGTCGCGGAGGGCGCGGACGTCCGCGTCCGCGGGTACGACGGCGGTGACGCTGACCGATTCGGCGTCGGCGCGGATCGCGCGGATGCGCGCGTCGAGGTCGACGAGCGTCCGGGCGGGCGATTCGGTGACGACGAGTTCGAACACGGGGCCGTCGTCGCCGTCGTCGACGTAGCGCACGCGTTCGACGCGGTCGTCGTCGCCGACGGCGTCCACGACGGCCTGGGGCGTGGCGTCGGCGACTTCGGCGTAGAGGACGAGCCCGGGGTCGCCGGGGACGACGCCGGAGACCGAGACGGTGGCGTCGAGGTCGGTCGCGAGCCCGACGAGGACGGCGTCGGGGTCGTGGACGTCGAACCGGAGTTCGGTGACGACGTCGGCGACGAGGCGGCGACGGCGTCGGACGGCCCGCGTCGCACGTTCGACGAGGACGGAGAGCCCGTCGTGGAGGTCGGCGACCGCGTCCTCACTGTCGGGCGTGGTCTCGACGCCGAGGCCGAGTGCGTACTCGACGCCGTCGAACGCCCCGACCGGGAGCGAGACGACGCCGCCACCGGCGGCGAAGGCGGCCACGCGCTGGTCGTCGACGCCGGCACGCCGGGTTCCGTCGAAGTCGCTCGTCTCGAGTTCCGCTTCGACGACTGCGGCGTCGATGCCGGCGTGTGCGACCACGGTCGCGTCGGCGGTCTCGTCACCGGATTCGGTCGCGTCGGTGGTCTCGGAACCGGGTCCGGTCGCGTCGCCGGTTCGCTCGGCGATCCACGCGTACCGGTAGCCGTCGACGGTCGCGGCGCGCTCGACGACGGCGTCGAAGAGCGAGGCAGCGGTCTCGTGGCCGCCGAGGCCGTCGGCGACGGTCGCGAGGAGCGCGGCCGCGTTCCGGACGGGTTCGGGCGTCTCGCCGTCGCCCGCAGCGGGCCCGTCACCGAGTGCGGCGGCGACCTCGACCGTACTCGGGTCGCCGAGGTACGGCGCGAGGCCGGCGACGCTGTCGAACCCGGCGGCGGCCGCGACGATCCGCGGGTCGACGCCGGCGCGCAGGTGCGAGACGACGAAGTGCTCGCGGAGCGCGCGCGAGGAGACGTCGCGGAAGCGGTCGTCGCCGGTCTCGGTCGCCGTCCGGTCGGCGACATCGCGGACGAGCATCTGGACGCGTCGCGCGGAGACCGGAACGACGCGCTCGTCGTCGGCGACGCCCTCCGAGGCGGCGTACTTCCGGAGGTCGTGCTCGAGGTCCGCCGGGAGGACGGTCGCCCGATCGGCGACGGCGACGACGTGCGTGCCGTCGACGGTCGAGACGTCGCCGGGCTCCACTGCGGCGACCTCGGCCGGCCGGAGCCCGACCTCCGCGCACAGTCGCACGACGAGGTCCTCCCGGTGGGTGCGGGTCGCGCGCCGCATCCGCTCGTAGTCCTCGGGCGAGAGCGGGCTCACAGTCGTTTCGCGTTTGAGAGTCGCACGAAATAGTTGTTCGGGTTTGACGACTCGGTTTCGAACGTATCTCGTTTCCAGTCACGTAAAACCGTACAATACGTTTCGCGTCTCTACTGAGACCGAAATACGTGTCGGGAGAACAGAACTTATAGGCCGGTGGTGGCGACCGTCAGTCCTGGTGGCGCGCCTCCAGTTCGCCGACGACCTCGGGGTTCCGGAGGGCGCTCGTGTCGCCGTAGCCCTCGCCGTTCGCGATGTCCTCCAGGAGGCGGCGCATGATCTTCCCGGAGCGGGTCTTCGGGAGGTCCGGCGTGAACACGACCTGGTCGAGGCGGACGCCGGCGCCGATGGCGGCGGCGACCGCGTCCCCGAGCGCTTCCCGGAGCGTCGACACGTCCGTCCGCTCGTCCGCGGTCGTGACGTACGCGACGAGCGCGTTCCCCGAGTCGGGGTCGTCGCGCGCGATCACCGCCGCCTCCGCGACGCCCGCGACCTCGACGAGCGCGTGCTCGATCTCGCCCGTACTGAACCGGCGGCCGTCGACGTTCACCACGTCGTCCGCGCGCCCGAGCACGGTGACGTAGCCGTCCGCGTCGACGAACGCCTCGTCGCCGACGCGGTACCACCAGTCGCCGTCGCGCCCCACGCCGCTCTCCGCGGCGACGCGGGCGCCCCAGTCCGTCGCGGTCGCCAGCTCGCGCGCCATCGCCGGCCACGGTCTGTCGATCGTCAACCACCCGCGCTGCCCGGGGTCGGTCGGTTCGCCGCTCGCGTCGCGCACGGACGCACCGACGCCGGCGAGCGCCCCGCCGACCGCACCCGGTCGCGCCTCGTCGACGCCCGGGAGCGTCGACAGGAGGACGGCGCCGGTCTCTGTCTGCCACCACGTGTCAACCACGGGACAGTCGCCGCCGCCGACGTGCTCGTAGTACCACTCCCAGGTCTCCGCGTCGAACGGCTCGCCGACGCTCCCCAGGACGCGGAGGCTCGAGAGGTCGTGTCCGGCCGGATGCTCGGCGCCCCACTTCGCGAACGACCGCACCACTGTCGGTGCCGTGTACAGCACCTCGACGCCGAGGTCCTCGACGAGCGCCCACGGCCGGTCCGGGTCGACCGCGTCCGGACTCCACTCCGTCAGGACCGTCGTCGCGCCGAGCGCGAGCGGCCCGTACACGCCGTAGGAGTGCCCCGTGATCCACCCCGGGTCCGCGGTGCTCCACACCACCGCGTCCGCAGTCACGTCGAGGACGCGACGCGTCGACCAGGCGACCTGCGCGAGGTAGCCGCCCGTCGTGTGGGTGACGCTCTTCGGTTCGCCGGTCGTCCCGGACGTGTAGATGCGGAACAATGGGTCCGTCGCGGCGCGCGGGACCGGGGCGACGCGCTCGCCGTCGTACGCGTCGACGAGCGCGTCGTACGCGTGCCGGTCGTCGCGCGAGACGTCCGGGTTCGTGCCGAGGCGGTCGACGACGACCGTCGCGTCCAATTCGTAGGGGAGCGACATCGTCGCGTTGTCCGCGCGCCGGCGCTGGTCGACGGCCTCCCCGCGGCGATAGTAGCCGTCGCTCGTCACGAGGTACCGCGAGCCCGCGCGCTCCATCCGGGTCGCGAGCGCGTCCGCTGAGAACCCCGCGAACACGACGTTGTGGACGGCGCCGAGGCGAGCGCACGCCAGCATCACGACCGCGACCGCGGGCACCGCCGGCAGGTACGTCGTCACGACGTCGTCTGCATCGACGCCGAGGTCCCGCAGCCCGGCGGCGACCGCGTTCACCTCTCGGTGGAGGTCGCGGTACGTGTACGTCCGGGATTCGCCGATGTGCCCGTTCCACTCGAGCGCGACGGCGTCGGCGCGCTCGGGGAGGTGTCGGTCGACGCAGTTCGCGCAGGCGTTCAGTTCGCCGCCGGCGAACCACTCGAACGGCGGGCCGCCGTCGTCGCCGGTCGAGAGCACGGCGTCGTAGTCGCGCTCCCATTCGAGCGCGTCCCCCGCCCTCGCCCACGCCGCCGGCCAGTTCACCGCGAACTCGTCGCGGTCGTCGTCCGTCGGCGTGGCCCGTCCCTCGAACGCGGACGGGACCGGTACGCAATCGGCTTCGTGCGACGACCCAGGATCGCGGCGGTCGTCCGGCGAGCCGTCTGGGTCCGTCATCGTCTCGACTTTTGCGCTCGCTCGCTTAAGCGTTGGCCCCGCGTCTGGCGATACGATCGCGCTCGCGGTGCGTCGTGCCGTCGTTCGGGACCGCGAGGAGAGAAGAAAACTGGCTGGCGCCGCCGCGTAGCCTTGCGGGGCAGGCAGGCTATGTCGGCGACGCGTCGGTGTGTCCGTGACAGGCGTGGTACTCCGGTCGTTCCCCCGACGCCGATGGGCAGTCGACGTCGGCGGCGTATCCGTGCCGAAGCACCACCTACCAGTCAGTAGGATAAACACTTC
Proteins encoded in this region:
- a CDS encoding bacterio-opsin activator domain-containing protein; the encoded protein is MSPLSPEDYERMRRATRTHREDLVVRLCAEVGLRPAEVAAVEPGDVSTVDGTHVVAVADRATVLPADLEHDLRKYAASEGVADDERVVPVSARRVQMLVRDVADRTATETGDDRFRDVSSRALREHFVVSHLRAGVDPRIVAAAAGFDSVAGLAPYLGDPSTVEVAAALGDGPAAGDGETPEPVRNAAALLATVADGLGGHETAASLFDAVVERAATVDGYRYAWIAERTGDATGPGSETTDATESGDETADATVVAHAGIDAAVVEAELETSDFDGTRRAGVDDQRVAAFAAGGGVVSLPVGAFDGVEYALGLGVETTPDSEDAVADLHDGLSVLVERATRAVRRRRRLVADVVTELRFDVHDPDAVLVGLATDLDATVSVSGVVPGDPGLVLYAEVADATPQAVVDAVGDDDRVERVRYVDDGDDGPVFELVVTESPARTLVDLDARIRAIRADAESVSVTAVVPADADVRALRDAVRDDWPAAALAGQETVERTVERDASFQGRLREALTDRQLAVLQSAYHGGYFQWPRESTGEELADSLDVAAPTLHNHLRVAQRKLLDAFFES
- a CDS encoding acetate--CoA ligase encodes the protein MTDPDGSPDDRRDPGSSHEADCVPVPSAFEGRATPTDDDRDEFAVNWPAAWARAGDALEWERDYDAVLSTGDDGGPPFEWFAGGELNACANCVDRHLPERADAVALEWNGHIGESRTYTYRDLHREVNAVAAGLRDLGVDADDVVTTYLPAVPAVAVVMLACARLGAVHNVVFAGFSADALATRMERAGSRYLVTSDGYYRRGEAVDQRRRADNATMSLPYELDATVVVDRLGTNPDVSRDDRHAYDALVDAYDGERVAPVPRAATDPLFRIYTSGTTGEPKSVTHTTGGYLAQVAWSTRRVLDVTADAVVWSTADPGWITGHSYGVYGPLALGATTVLTEWSPDAVDPDRPWALVEDLGVEVLYTAPTVVRSFAKWGAEHPAGHDLSSLRVLGSVGEPFDAETWEWYYEHVGGGDCPVVDTWWQTETGAVLLSTLPGVDEARPGAVGGALAGVGASVRDASGEPTDPGQRGWLTIDRPWPAMARELATATDWGARVAAESGVGRDGDWWYRVGDEAFVDADGYVTVLGRADDVVNVDGRRFSTGEIEHALVEVAGVAEAAVIARDDPDSGNALVAYVTTADERTDVSTLREALGDAVAAAIGAGVRLDQVVFTPDLPKTRSGKIMRRLLEDIANGEGYGDTSALRNPEVVGELEARHQD